A genome region from Tolypothrix sp. PCC 7712 includes the following:
- the hpsE gene encoding hormogonium polysaccharide biosynthesis glycosyltransferase HpsE produces MNIEFTVAIPTFNGASRLPKLLEKLQNQLDTENFSWEIIVVDNNSTDNTAEVIQSYQENWQCPYPLKYCFEARQGAAYARKRAVQEAKGELIGFLDDDNYPEPNWVAAAYNFGKNHPKAGAYASQIHAQWEVEPPENFQRIEPFLAITKRGDIPLLYKAANKLLPPSAGLVVRRQAWLESVPNKVILTGRVKGNMLTSEDLEMLSYLQESGWEIWYNPNMKIFHEIPSWRLQKDYLIPFFKGIGLSRHVTRMLGVKPCAKPIAFFAYLINDLRKIILHLLKYRSQVKNELVASCEMQLFMSSFLSPFYLWQHGYLDR; encoded by the coding sequence ATGAATATTGAATTTACTGTTGCTATCCCAACTTTTAACGGTGCAAGTAGATTGCCTAAATTACTGGAAAAGTTGCAAAATCAACTTGATACTGAAAATTTTTCTTGGGAAATTATTGTTGTAGACAACAACAGCACTGATAACACAGCAGAAGTTATTCAAAGCTATCAAGAAAATTGGCAATGTCCTTACCCTCTAAAATATTGTTTTGAAGCTAGACAAGGAGCAGCATACGCTAGAAAGCGAGCAGTGCAAGAGGCTAAAGGCGAATTAATTGGTTTCTTAGATGATGATAATTATCCAGAACCAAACTGGGTAGCAGCAGCTTATAATTTTGGAAAAAACCATCCTAAAGCTGGAGCTTATGCTAGTCAAATTCATGCTCAATGGGAAGTTGAACCACCAGAAAATTTTCAGCGAATTGAGCCTTTTTTGGCAATTACAAAGCGTGGTGATATACCTTTGCTTTATAAAGCAGCTAATAAATTATTACCTCCTTCGGCTGGACTTGTTGTGCGTAGACAAGCTTGGTTAGAGAGTGTACCAAATAAGGTTATTTTAACTGGTAGAGTCAAAGGGAATATGCTCACCAGCGAAGACTTGGAAATGTTATCTTATCTCCAAGAATCTGGGTGGGAAATTTGGTATAATCCCAACATGAAAATTTTTCATGAAATACCAAGTTGGCGCTTACAAAAAGATTATTTAATACCCTTTTTTAAAGGAATCGGACTTAGCCGTCATGTCACTAGAATGTTAGGTGTAAAACCTTGCGCTAAACCAATAGCATTTTTCGCTTACCTCATCAACGATTTACGTAAAATAATTTTGCACCTACTGAAATATCGTTCACAAGTTAAAAATGAATTAGTTGCATCTTGTGAAATGCAACTCTTTATGAGTAGTTTTCTCAGTCCTTTTTATCTTTGGCAACATGGATATCTTGATAGATAG
- a CDS encoding TIGR04282 family arsenosugar biosynthesis glycosyltransferase produces the protein MQSLYSLKHLIIFTRYPEAGKTKTRLIPALGELGAANLQKQMTEYTILQVQALQKILAISFEVRFAGGNLQLMQDWLGSDLVYQPQGEGDLGDRMMRSLADAVASGKQQIIIIGIDCPGVNSQLLAMAFEQLDNFDMVLGPAMDGGYYLIGLRQSIPQLFANIDWGTSQVFSQTLDIAQQLNLSRADLPTLVDVDRPEDLPIWEQTIAREVADKTQ, from the coding sequence CTGCAATCACTATATAGCCTCAAGCATCTAATTATATTTACTCGTTATCCAGAAGCGGGGAAGACCAAAACCAGGTTGATACCTGCTTTAGGGGAATTGGGTGCTGCTAATCTGCAAAAGCAGATGACTGAATATACAATATTGCAAGTTCAAGCATTGCAAAAGATACTTGCTATTTCTTTTGAAGTGCGGTTTGCAGGCGGTAATTTACAACTAATGCAAGATTGGTTGGGGTCTGATTTAGTTTACCAGCCTCAAGGTGAAGGTGATTTAGGCGATCGCATGATGCGATCGCTTGCGGATGCTGTTGCATCTGGTAAGCAACAAATAATAATCATCGGTATAGATTGTCCTGGGGTAAATTCTCAGTTGCTAGCAATGGCGTTTGAGCAACTAGATAATTTTGACATGGTGCTAGGCCCTGCAATGGACGGTGGATACTACTTAATTGGGTTACGTCAATCAATTCCGCAATTATTCGCTAATATCGACTGGGGAACTTCTCAAGTATTCTCACAAACTTTAGACATCGCCCAGCAGCTTAATTTATCACGCGCGGACTTACCCACCTTGGTTGATGTTGACCGTCCTGAGGATCTGCCAATTTGGGAACAAACTATTGCTAGAGAAGTCGCTGACAAAACTCAGTGA
- a CDS encoding Tfp pilus assembly protein FimT/FimU: MKNPSSSGFTLLEMLVVILVVGILAAITIPSWLGFVEVRRLNNAQEEVHQALRQAQSQAINHKLTWQVSLREKNGIVQWTVHPAETSKFIPDTVKNNDNLWYSLHPNIQIFKDKNNKGNYETTLAKTTSPQMWKVMFNYQGCPVYVIGDECTKTSLRTLGQITFHSQHTSQTKRCIYVSTVLGAMRTGKEHLKANQSGKYCY, translated from the coding sequence TTGAAAAATCCTTCTAGTAGTGGCTTCACTTTACTAGAGATGTTAGTTGTGATTTTAGTAGTTGGTATATTAGCGGCTATTACAATACCAAGTTGGCTAGGTTTTGTAGAAGTTCGTCGTCTTAATAATGCTCAAGAGGAAGTTCATCAAGCTTTACGCCAAGCGCAAAGCCAAGCGATCAACCATAAACTGACTTGGCAAGTTAGCTTGCGCGAAAAAAATGGTATCGTGCAATGGACTGTTCATCCAGCAGAAACTAGCAAATTTATTCCTGATACTGTTAAAAACAACGATAATCTGTGGTATAGTCTTCACCCAAATATTCAGATTTTCAAAGATAAAAACAATAAAGGTAATTACGAGACAACTTTAGCAAAAACAACTTCCCCTCAAATGTGGAAAGTGATGTTTAACTACCAAGGTTGCCCTGTTTACGTAATTGGTGATGAGTGTACCAAAACTTCTCTCAGAACCTTAGGACAGATAACTTTTCATAGTCAGCATACTTCCCAAACAAAGCGTTGTATCTATGTTTCTACAGTTTTAGGAGCAATGCGAACTGGAAAAGAACACCTAAAAGCAAATCAAAGTGGCAAGTATTGCTACTAA
- a CDS encoding HpsJ family protein: MVKRFTTVNTALTLKVVGIVLILSFLLDFAILLLPFQPTDRAWQINLATALVDRGIVPLVGFGILFAAYWIETDGDSDRTPSLDLRFPAFVLSSILGLMFLLIFPLHLNNVNQAKTQAVNQINQDADQAENQLNNRLSQLQAQLNTDQGKAQLEQLRNQTKTQLTEILKDEQKYKQALESPQVPPAVKDLLKKAKADPKVLDKAIQEQTDIQALRNQQLSQVRQRKEEAEKQARDNAWKSGIRTGISSLLLSLGYIIIGWTGLKGMGTFQSSGRKTPAPR; encoded by the coding sequence ATGGTGAAACGTTTTACTACCGTGAACACTGCCCTGACATTAAAGGTGGTGGGCATTGTCCTAATTTTGTCCTTTTTGCTAGACTTTGCGATTCTGTTGTTACCCTTCCAACCCACCGATCGCGCATGGCAAATTAATTTGGCTACAGCTCTTGTGGATCGGGGGATTGTACCATTGGTAGGCTTTGGGATACTGTTTGCGGCTTACTGGATAGAGACTGATGGTGATAGCGATCGCACCCCAAGTCTCGATTTGAGATTTCCTGCCTTCGTACTATCAAGTATCTTAGGCTTAATGTTTTTGTTAATTTTTCCTCTGCATCTCAATAATGTAAATCAAGCTAAGACTCAAGCAGTTAATCAAATTAACCAAGATGCAGATCAGGCAGAAAATCAACTTAATAATCGGTTATCGCAATTGCAGGCACAACTGAATACTGATCAAGGAAAAGCACAGCTAGAACAACTACGGAATCAAACTAAAACTCAGTTAACTGAAATACTGAAAGACGAGCAAAAATATAAGCAAGCGCTAGAAAGTCCTCAAGTTCCCCCAGCTGTTAAAGATTTACTCAAGAAAGCTAAGGCTGATCCAAAAGTACTTGATAAGGCTATTCAAGAACAAACAGATATTCAGGCTTTACGCAATCAACAACTCAGCCAAGTGCGTCAGCGTAAGGAAGAAGCCGAGAAACAAGCTAGAGACAATGCTTGGAAATCTGGAATCCGCACGGGTATTAGTAGTTTGCTGTTGTCCCTTGGTTACATCATCATCGGCTGGACAGGATTAAAAGGTATGGGAACTTTCCAAAGTAGCGGACGCAAAACTCCTGCACCTCGTTAA
- a CDS encoding glycosyltransferase family 2 protein — translation MFSIYILTYNEELDIAACIESAMLSDDIIVVDSCSSDRTLEIANRYPVRVFEHPFESHGRQRTWMLESIMPKHEWVYILEADERMTPELFAECEQATQNPDYIGYYVAERVMFMNRWIRYSTQYPRYQLRLFRHGKVWFTDYGHTEREVCNGATSFLKETYPHYTCSKGLSRWIEKHNRYSTDEAIETLHQLEQGDVKWRDLLFGKSEVEKRRALKDLSLRLPARPLVRFFYMYFLLGGCLDGRAGLAWCTLQAFYEYLILLKVWEMKHMPVPSLETKVSVSQTSTPADVV, via the coding sequence ATGTTTTCTATTTATATACTGACTTATAACGAAGAATTAGATATTGCTGCTTGTATAGAATCAGCAATGTTATCCGATGACATTATTGTTGTGGATTCATGCAGCAGCGATCGCACTTTAGAAATTGCCAATCGCTATCCAGTTCGCGTCTTTGAACACCCTTTTGAAAGCCACGGGCGACAGCGTACTTGGATGCTAGAGTCTATTATGCCCAAGCATGAATGGGTGTACATTCTAGAAGCTGATGAACGCATGACACCGGAACTGTTTGCAGAATGCGAACAAGCAACACAAAATCCAGACTACATTGGTTACTACGTTGCAGAACGTGTGATGTTTATGAATCGTTGGATTCGCTACAGCACCCAATATCCGCGTTATCAACTACGTCTGTTCCGTCATGGTAAAGTGTGGTTTACAGACTACGGACATACTGAACGAGAAGTTTGTAATGGTGCAACCAGCTTTTTAAAAGAAACTTATCCTCACTATACTTGTAGCAAGGGTTTGAGCCGTTGGATTGAAAAGCATAACCGTTATTCTACTGATGAAGCCATAGAGACATTGCATCAACTAGAACAAGGTGATGTTAAATGGCGAGATTTGTTGTTTGGTAAGTCAGAGGTAGAAAAACGGCGCGCCTTAAAAGATTTATCTTTGCGATTACCTGCTAGACCACTGGTACGCTTCTTTTATATGTATTTTTTATTGGGCGGTTGTCTGGATGGACGTGCTGGCTTGGCTTGGTGTACATTACAGGCATTCTACGAATACCTAATTTTGCTGAAAGTCTGGGAAATGAAGCATATGCCCGTCCCTAGTTTAGAGACAAAAGTATCTGTTTCGCAAACAAGTACACCAGCTGATGTGGTGTGA